CGGGCCGACCCGCCGCTCCAGCCACTCCCCCGCCCCCGTGGTCACCGGGGTCAGCGCCAGCGTCACCGCGGCCAGCACCGCCACCAGCCAGACCAGCCGGCGCCGCGCCGCGGGCCACACCGCGCACAGCGCGGCCAGGACGGCCGTCAGGGGTACCAACACGACGATCACGTGCACCAGTAGTGCGTGGACCGGCAATCCGTCGATCGTGGACATCGGCACTCTCCTCACCCGCGGCGCCGCGCTTCGGCACCCACTGTGTCACACACGGATTCGCGCGCTCGGCGGTTCAATGTCCGAGAGTCGCTACTGGGTGGCCCGTTCCATCAGTTGCCGGGGCGTGAGATCGCTGAGCAACCGCATGTGCACGTCGGCGTCGAAGAGTTCGACGTGGTCGGCGGCGAGCGAACCGCCCAGCGCCGGCGCGGGGACGAAACCGTAGACGGTATCCGCCGCGACCGGGCCCAGCCGGGGCAGCACCTGGTCGAAGATCCCCGCGCCGTCCTCATCCGGGACGTCCATGTTCTCGCGGGTCTGTGCCAGGAAGCCGGCATACATCGCCATCTCGGTGGTGGATTCGTCGCGCACCTGCCGGGGGCTGGGCTTGTACATCAGCCAGCCGAGATAGGGCAGCACGGTGAGGCCGAATCCCGTGTTCGGGCTCCAGAGTTTCATGCGGCCGAATGCGGAGCGGGTCACCGCGATCCAGGAATCGGGACCGGTGGGTAGTTCCAGGCCCGCCGTCCACGCGTCGACCGCAGGCTGCCAGGCCACCGGATCGCAGATCCACCACCTGCCGTCGTCGAATCCGGAGAAACCGAATTCGAACCAGATGTCGAGCAGTGCGGGCGGTGCGACGTCCCGGAACTGTTCGAAACGCTCCGTGGGAGTTTCGGTGCGGAAAGTCGGTTGTCCCCAATTACGGACGATGGCCTCGGTGATGCGCGACATGGTCAGCCGACTCTCCATCTCACATTGAGTAGTTTCTTTCCGTCACCGGATCTGTGCAATTGTTCCGCATAGTCGCGGAGGTCGTTCCGGAGAGTCTTCCACTGACTTCCCAGCGACGAGTTTACATACTTGTCGCCCATGCTCCAGGTGCCGTCCGGGAGCACGCCGATCCGGTCCGCGCCACCACCGGCCAGATCCTGTTCGTGCAGCGCGCGCTTCTTGGCCATCTCGGCCGCGACCTGCTGCTGCGCGTAATCCTCCGGAGAGCGCCCGTTCAACTCGCCCCGGCCGTCCATCTCCAGCGCCTCGTAGAGCTTCCGCTCGTACAGGTCCGTCTCGTACTCCTCGCGGGCCACGCGCTGCGCGGTACCGACCCGCTCGACGTGCTGCCAGTTGTCCAGGATCTCCCGGGACGACAGCCTATTCACGCCGTCCAGCTGACGGTCGACCTGCCGGCGATATTCGTTCAATTTGTTCTGCGTGCCCGGAGTGGCACCTTCCTTGAAATTGAGGGTGAGAATTCGCTCGACCCGATCCGTCAATTCGCCCGAATTGTTCAGGGCCGCTTTCACATTGTCGTGGTCGGCGGCCCACTCCGATCCGGAGTTGTTCGCCCCGAGCGCTTCCCATTTGCTTCCGTCTGCGTTGTTGATCGGATGCGTCTGCTGGTTCTTGACAATGAATTTCTGCTCCGAGTACGCCTTCCAGGCCGGTACGACGGTCGCCTCGTCGACGGCCACCGTGCCCTCGACGCTGCGCACGACCCGTTGGGAGCTGCCTTCGACGGCCTCCGACATGACCCGGCCGATGCGTTCGACGACCTCGGCCAGCCGGGTACGCGCCAGATCGACAGCAGCGCCCAGCGCGCCACCCTCGCTCATCCGAGCAGGCGGCGGCCCGACGCACTCGCCTCCGCGTACACGACAACCCGGCCCGGCCGCACCGACTTCCCCTCGTCCCTGTCAGTTGGGTCAAGGGTACGGCGGCACAACCGATGACGGGAGCCCCGAATTTCACCGGCCGGCTCGAATCTGCCGCGGCCGCGGCAGATCGAGAAGGTCAGACGGTGAAGCCGAGGGCGCGCAGTTGCTCGCGCCCGTCCTCGGTGATCTTGTCCGGGCCCCACGGCGGCATCCAGACCCAGTTGATCTTCAGGTCCTCGACCAGGCCGCTGCGGACCAGGGCGTTACGGGACTGATCCTCGATCACGTCGGTGAGCGGGCAGGCCGCGGAGGTCAGGGTCA
This DNA window, taken from Nocardia sp. BMG111209, encodes the following:
- a CDS encoding GAD-like domain-containing protein, which gives rise to MESRLTMSRITEAIVRNWGQPTFRTETPTERFEQFRDVAPPALLDIWFEFGFSGFDDGRWWICDPVAWQPAVDAWTAGLELPTGPDSWIAVTRSAFGRMKLWSPNTGFGLTVLPYLGWLMYKPSPRQVRDESTTEMAMYAGFLAQTRENMDVPDEDGAGIFDQVLPRLGPVAADTVYGFVPAPALGGSLAADHVELFDADVHMRLLSDLTPRQLMERATQ
- a CDS encoding polymorphic toxin type 15 domain-containing protein → MSEGGALGAAVDLARTRLAEVVERIGRVMSEAVEGSSQRVVRSVEGTVAVDEATVVPAWKAYSEQKFIVKNQQTHPINNADGSKWEALGANNSGSEWAADHDNVKAALNNSGELTDRVERILTLNFKEGATPGTQNKLNEYRRQVDRQLDGVNRLSSREILDNWQHVERVGTAQRVAREEYETDLYERKLYEALEMDGRGELNGRSPEDYAQQQVAAEMAKKRALHEQDLAGGGADRIGVLPDGTWSMGDKYVNSSLGSQWKTLRNDLRDYAEQLHRSGDGKKLLNVRWRVG